A single region of the Actinoplanes sp. SE50/110 genome encodes:
- a CDS encoding RICIN domain-containing protein, whose protein sequence is MALGLTLLGVGGVVGPSVIGASSRKDPGRFQLTALPKDAPDQGLVYEGLKPVAAGALCAGSYLLADDTCTHGPDRAPTGLSVREDVAPVTAATRLPGTVRTMHPVVVPTDAEIARDLGGSALTPDAPALIPDPAPGNADFVLGPAGVACDGDGQDGKRVQLLYVYAAGTATRYNRYVNSFRTWAAGVDAIFDASAGETGGSRHVRYVTTPECTVAVSEVELPAGSLDSFTATVKALGNLGYNRTDRKYLMFSDANVYCGIGTYVDDNRPGRTNNNNAGPSYARVDSGCWSSVMAAHELTHAFGAVLNGAPNGTGAGGCLDDYDLLCGPDRSGRAVRSSCPKAHEVRLDCGHDDYFNTNPKPGSYLDTHWNVALSDFLLRSDGGNDIPDVPGAVTPDPGQAAAPPAATASAPPGPSPSAALPEPSGSAVPATPGSSPSASAAPLPRASAGPDGIDAEPAAYHAGNSSGDQDAGAPDGTPAGSGDVQAALEIRDATSMSVRLTWSAASDTATYEVSVGGKPVATTKATRALLIGLKPDSAYKVEVRSRTNRYHATGSAHTAPAARPVQNSWFVLTNSLTGGAADLYAARAADGTPATLGPADGGNQQQWQLSPAADSGSYTLISRASGKCLMPLGGTPVAGAPLVQGDCANAGARWRLQASDFGFTLRSETGDLAVGVGGQRFGWHRVLALEPDTGQRHQSWTAVPS, encoded by the coding sequence GTGGCGCTCGGGCTGACCCTGCTCGGGGTCGGCGGCGTCGTCGGTCCCAGCGTGATCGGCGCCTCGTCGCGTAAGGACCCGGGCCGCTTCCAGCTGACCGCGCTCCCCAAGGACGCCCCCGACCAGGGCCTGGTCTACGAGGGTCTGAAGCCGGTCGCGGCCGGCGCGCTGTGCGCCGGGTCGTACCTGCTGGCCGACGACACCTGCACGCACGGCCCGGACCGGGCGCCCACCGGCCTGTCGGTGCGCGAGGACGTCGCCCCGGTCACCGCCGCGACCAGGCTGCCCGGCACGGTGCGCACCATGCACCCGGTGGTCGTCCCGACCGACGCCGAGATCGCCCGCGACCTGGGCGGCAGCGCGCTCACCCCGGACGCGCCGGCGCTGATCCCGGACCCGGCCCCGGGCAACGCCGACTTCGTGCTCGGCCCGGCCGGCGTGGCCTGCGACGGCGACGGCCAGGACGGCAAGCGGGTGCAGCTGCTCTACGTGTACGCCGCGGGCACCGCCACCCGGTACAACCGGTACGTCAACTCGTTCCGCACCTGGGCGGCCGGCGTCGACGCGATCTTCGACGCGAGCGCCGGCGAGACCGGCGGCTCCCGGCACGTGCGGTATGTGACCACGCCGGAGTGCACGGTCGCGGTCTCCGAGGTGGAGCTGCCGGCCGGGTCGCTGGACTCGTTCACCGCGACCGTCAAGGCGCTCGGCAACCTCGGCTACAACCGGACCGACCGCAAGTACCTGATGTTCTCCGACGCGAACGTCTACTGCGGGATCGGCACCTACGTCGACGACAACCGGCCGGGCCGGACCAACAACAACAACGCCGGCCCGTCCTACGCCCGGGTCGACTCCGGCTGTTGGAGTTCGGTGATGGCCGCGCACGAGCTGACCCACGCGTTCGGCGCGGTGCTCAACGGCGCGCCGAACGGCACCGGCGCGGGCGGCTGCCTGGACGACTACGACCTGCTGTGCGGCCCCGACCGGTCCGGCCGGGCGGTGCGGTCGTCCTGCCCGAAGGCGCACGAGGTGCGCCTGGACTGCGGCCACGACGACTACTTCAACACCAACCCGAAGCCGGGCAGCTACCTGGACACCCACTGGAACGTCGCGCTCAGCGACTTCCTGCTGCGCAGCGACGGCGGCAACGACATCCCGGACGTACCCGGCGCGGTCACCCCCGACCCGGGCCAGGCCGCCGCGCCGCCGGCCGCCACCGCCTCGGCCCCGCCCGGCCCGTCGCCGAGCGCGGCACTCCCCGAGCCGAGTGGCAGCGCCGTCCCGGCCACGCCGGGCAGCTCCCCGAGCGCGTCGGCCGCCCCGCTGCCCCGGGCCAGCGCCGGCCCGGACGGCATCGACGCCGAACCGGCCGCCTACCACGCCGGGAACTCCTCCGGCGACCAGGACGCGGGCGCGCCCGACGGGACCCCGGCCGGTTCCGGCGACGTCCAGGCGGCCCTGGAGATCCGCGACGCGACCAGCATGTCGGTGCGGCTGACCTGGAGCGCCGCGTCGGACACCGCGACCTACGAGGTGTCGGTCGGTGGCAAGCCGGTGGCCACCACCAAGGCGACCCGGGCGCTGCTGATCGGCCTCAAGCCGGACTCGGCGTACAAGGTCGAGGTCCGCAGCCGGACGAACAGGTACCACGCGACCGGCAGTGCGCACACCGCCCCCGCCGCCCGCCCGGTGCAGAATTCCTGGTTCGTCCTGACCAACTCGCTGACCGGCGGCGCCGCCGACCTCTACGCGGCCCGCGCCGCCGACGGCACGCCGGCCACTCTCGGCCCGGCCGACGGCGGCAACCAGCAGCAGTGGCAGCTCAGCCCGGCCGCGGACAGCGGCAGCTACACGCTGATCTCCCGGGCCAGCGGCAAATGCCTGATGCCGCTCGGCGGCACCCCGGTCGCCGGCGCCCCGCTGGTCCAGGGCGACTGCGCCAACGCCGGCGCCCGCTGGCGTCTGCAGGCCTCCGACTTCGGCTTCACGCTGCGCAGCGAAACCGGCGACCTGGCCGTCGGCGTCGGCGGCCAGCGCTTCGGCTGGCACCGGGTGCTGGCCCTGGAGCCGGACACCGGGCAGCGCCACCAGAGCTGGACCGCGGTGCCGAGCTGA
- a CDS encoding adenosine deaminase: protein MSDLTEFITGLPKAELHVHHVGSASPRIVAELAARHEGSSPVPADPAALADYFEFRDFAHFIEIYLSVVDLIRDAADVRLLTYEIGRELSRQRVRYAELTVTPYSSVRRGIPAPAFCEAIEDARAGARRDFGVELAWCFDIPGEAGLPAAEETLRIALEERPDGLISFGLGGPEIGVPRPQFKPYFDKARAAGLHSVPHAGETTGPETIWDAIRDLGAERIGHGIAAAQDERLMAHLAEHGIPLEVCPTSNLRTRAVADLARHPITTLAAAGVPFSVNSDDPPMFGTSLEREYAVAAELLALDHAGVADLARAAVRHSFLSPQGRATLLAEIDGYAAGFPE, encoded by the coding sequence GTGTCCGACCTGACCGAGTTCATCACCGGCCTGCCCAAGGCCGAACTGCACGTGCACCACGTGGGTTCGGCCAGCCCGCGGATCGTCGCCGAGCTCGCCGCCCGCCACGAGGGCAGTTCGCCGGTGCCGGCCGACCCGGCCGCGCTCGCCGACTACTTCGAGTTCCGCGACTTCGCGCACTTCATCGAGATCTACCTGAGCGTGGTCGACCTGATCCGGGACGCCGCCGACGTGCGGCTGCTCACCTACGAGATCGGCCGGGAGCTGAGCCGCCAGCGGGTGCGGTACGCGGAGCTCACCGTGACGCCGTACTCCAGCGTGCGCCGCGGCATCCCGGCGCCGGCCTTCTGCGAGGCGATCGAGGACGCCCGGGCCGGCGCCCGCCGCGACTTCGGGGTCGAGCTGGCCTGGTGCTTCGACATCCCGGGCGAGGCCGGGCTGCCGGCGGCCGAGGAGACGCTGCGGATCGCGCTGGAGGAGAGGCCGGACGGTCTGATCAGTTTCGGTCTGGGTGGCCCGGAGATCGGGGTGCCGCGGCCGCAGTTCAAGCCGTACTTCGACAAGGCGCGGGCCGCCGGGCTGCACAGCGTGCCGCACGCCGGCGAGACCACCGGGCCGGAGACGATCTGGGACGCGATCCGCGACCTGGGTGCCGAACGCATCGGCCACGGCATCGCCGCCGCTCAGGACGAGCGGCTGATGGCCCACCTCGCCGAGCACGGGATCCCCCTGGAGGTGTGCCCCACCTCCAACCTGCGCACCCGCGCGGTCGCCGACCTGGCCCGGCACCCGATCACCACACTGGCCGCGGCCGGCGTCCCGTTCAGCGTCAACTCCGACGACCCGCCGATGTTCGGCACCTCCCTGGAGCGGGAGTACGCGGTCGCCGCCGAGCTGCTCGCCCTCGACCACGCCGGGGTGGCCGACCTGGCCCGCGCCGCCGTCCGCCACAGCTTCCTGTCCCCGCAGGGCAGGGCCACCCTGCTGGCCGAGATCGACGGCTACGCCGCGGGCTTCCCGGAGTAA
- a CDS encoding trans-aconitate 2-methyltransferase has protein sequence MWDPAVYQRYGTERSRPFFDLTTRIGARRPREVVDLGCGFGDLTRTLAERWPAARITGIDSSPEMIAAATGGDFRVGDIADWTPGPDTDVVVTNAALQWVPGHQRMLTRWVRELPAGAWLAMQVPGNFGAPSHRLLREVAAGHGVERGIRESPVDEPTVYAESLTAAGAAVDAWETTYVHLLPVDGPDHPVLRWMEGTALRPVRAALTADAWTSFRAELGARLAEAYPTGHAHVAFPFRRIFVVASI, from the coding sequence ATGTGGGATCCGGCCGTGTACCAGCGCTACGGCACCGAACGGTCCCGGCCGTTCTTCGACCTGACCACCCGGATCGGGGCGCGGCGACCGCGCGAGGTCGTCGACCTCGGCTGCGGCTTCGGCGACCTCACCCGCACCCTGGCCGAGCGCTGGCCGGCCGCCCGGATCACCGGGATCGACTCGTCCCCCGAGATGATCGCCGCGGCGACCGGCGGCGACTTCCGGGTCGGCGACATCGCGGACTGGACGCCCGGGCCGGACACCGACGTCGTGGTCACCAACGCGGCGCTCCAGTGGGTCCCCGGCCACCAGCGGATGCTCACCCGCTGGGTGCGCGAACTGCCCGCCGGCGCCTGGCTGGCGATGCAGGTGCCGGGCAACTTCGGCGCGCCGTCGCACCGGCTGCTGCGCGAGGTCGCCGCCGGGCACGGCGTCGAGCGCGGCATCCGGGAGTCGCCGGTCGACGAGCCGACCGTGTACGCCGAGAGCCTGACCGCCGCGGGCGCCGCGGTGGACGCCTGGGAGACCACGTACGTGCACCTGCTGCCGGTCGACGGCCCCGACCACCCGGTGCTGCGCTGGATGGAGGGCACCGCCCTGCGCCCGGTGCGGGCCGCGCTGACCGCCGACGCGTGGACGTCGTTCCGGGCCGAGCTGGGCGCCCGCCTCGCCGAGGCCTATCCGACCGGACACGCGCACGTGGCGTTCCCCTTCCGCCGTATCTTCGTGGTGGCGTCAATCTAG
- a CDS encoding aldo/keto reductase — MEKRSFRRMGRDASVIGLGAWQLGADWGDVSEADAHATLQAAVDAGVTFIDTADVYGDGRSEQIVGSFVKDRPGLTVATKMGRRLPQVPANYSIDNFRAWTDRSRANLGVDTLDLVQLHCPPTPVFNSDEVFDALDTLVQEKRIAAYGVSVEKVEEALAAIARPGTASVQIILNAFRLKPLERVLPAAAEAGVGIIARVPLASGLLSGRYDEHTTFAADDHRNYNRHGESFDVGETFSGVDYATGLEAVRRLRPLVPEGVTMAQFALRWIIDQPAVTVVIPGARNPEQARANAHAGDLPSLSPETREMINAVYDELIRPQVHDKW, encoded by the coding sequence GTGGAAAAACGAAGCTTTCGCCGAATGGGCCGCGACGCCTCGGTGATCGGCCTGGGCGCCTGGCAGCTCGGCGCCGACTGGGGCGACGTCAGTGAGGCCGACGCGCACGCGACCCTGCAGGCCGCGGTCGACGCCGGGGTCACCTTCATCGACACCGCCGACGTCTACGGCGACGGTCGCAGCGAGCAGATCGTCGGCTCGTTCGTGAAGGACCGACCCGGTCTCACCGTCGCCACCAAGATGGGCCGCCGGCTCCCCCAGGTCCCGGCGAACTACTCGATCGACAACTTCCGGGCCTGGACCGACCGTTCCCGCGCCAACCTCGGCGTCGACACGCTCGACCTGGTCCAGCTGCACTGCCCGCCGACCCCGGTGTTCAACAGCGACGAGGTCTTCGACGCACTCGACACGCTGGTGCAGGAGAAGCGGATCGCGGCGTACGGGGTGAGCGTCGAGAAGGTCGAGGAGGCGCTCGCCGCGATCGCCCGGCCGGGCACCGCCAGCGTCCAGATCATCCTCAACGCGTTCCGGCTCAAGCCGCTCGAGCGGGTGCTGCCGGCCGCCGCCGAGGCCGGTGTCGGCATCATCGCCCGGGTGCCGCTGGCCAGCGGTCTGCTCTCCGGGCGCTACGACGAGCACACCACGTTCGCCGCGGACGACCACCGCAACTACAACCGGCACGGCGAGTCCTTCGACGTCGGCGAGACGTTCTCCGGAGTGGACTATGCGACCGGCCTGGAGGCGGTCCGCCGACTCCGCCCGCTCGTTCCGGAGGGCGTCACGATGGCGCAATTCGCGCTGCGCTGGATCATCGATCAGCCGGCCGTCACCGTGGTGATCCCGGGTGCGCGTAATCCCGAGCAGGCGCGCGCCAACGCGCACGCCGGGGACCTCCCGTCGCTTTCGCCGGAAACCCGGGAAATGATCAACGCGGTCTACGATGAGTTGATTCGCCCCCAGGTGCACGACAAATGGTGA
- a CDS encoding cold-shock protein → MAQGTVKWFNADKGFGFITVDGGGADVFVHFSAIQTSGYRTLEENQRVEFEIAQGQKGPQAEQVRPL, encoded by the coding sequence ATGGCGCAAGGAACCGTGAAGTGGTTCAACGCAGACAAGGGCTTCGGCTTCATCACCGTCGACGGCGGGGGTGCTGACGTGTTCGTCCACTTCTCGGCCATCCAGACGAGCGGTTACCGCACTCTGGAGGAGAACCAGCGGGTGGAGTTCGAGATCGCCCAGGGCCAGAAGGGCCCGCAGGCGGAGCAGGTTCGCCCGCTCTGA
- a CDS encoding DUF4235 domain-containing protein, with protein sequence MAGKLGKIALKPVNVVAGIAAGAVAGLLFKQVWKLASGDDDAPDAGDEDRGWGEVLAAAALQGAIFAVVKAAVHRGGAVGAKRLTGQWPD encoded by the coding sequence ATGGCGGGGAAACTGGGCAAGATCGCCCTCAAGCCGGTGAACGTGGTGGCGGGGATCGCCGCCGGCGCGGTCGCCGGGCTGCTTTTCAAGCAGGTGTGGAAGCTCGCCTCGGGCGACGACGACGCCCCGGACGCCGGCGACGAGGATCGTGGCTGGGGTGAGGTGCTGGCCGCCGCCGCGCTGCAGGGTGCGATCTTCGCGGTGGTGAAGGCGGCCGTCCATCGTGGTGGCGCGGTCGGCGCGAAGCGTCTGACCGGGCAGTGGCCGGACTAG
- a CDS encoding DUF3618 domain-containing protein, translating into MSESSNGTTGKPDLVALRAEIKQTRAELGETVQALAARADVKARAREQVAQTRQRLLGQAAAAGDRLQAVSAGTVRANQLPVVLIAAGLAAVVGVILIVRGRR; encoded by the coding sequence ATGAGCGAGAGCAGCAACGGTACGACAGGCAAGCCCGACCTGGTGGCGCTGCGGGCCGAGATCAAGCAGACCCGGGCCGAGCTGGGCGAGACGGTGCAGGCGCTGGCCGCCCGGGCGGATGTCAAGGCGCGGGCCCGGGAGCAGGTGGCGCAGACCCGGCAGCGGCTGCTCGGCCAGGCCGCGGCGGCCGGTGATCGGCTGCAGGCGGTCTCGGCCGGGACGGTGCGCGCCAACCAGTTGCCGGTGGTGCTGATCGCGGCCGGGCTGGCCGCGGTCGTCGGAGTGATCCTGATCGTGCGGGGGAGGCGCTGA
- a CDS encoding phage holin family protein yields the protein MADVLNGRARPLSEQSTAELVQRASEQLSRLVKDELTLAKAELAEKGRHAGIGVGLFSGAGVFAMYGVGALIATAIIALDLVWPLWLASLVVTVAIFLVAGVLALIGRSQFRRVAPAEPVAAIEGLKADVDEVRHAVKERGRG from the coding sequence ATGGCCGATGTGCTCAACGGCAGAGCCCGACCGTTGTCCGAACAGTCCACCGCGGAGTTGGTGCAACGGGCCAGCGAGCAGCTCAGCCGGCTGGTCAAGGATGAGCTGACGCTGGCCAAGGCCGAGCTCGCCGAGAAGGGCAGACACGCCGGGATCGGCGTCGGTCTCTTCAGTGGCGCCGGTGTCTTCGCGATGTACGGTGTCGGTGCCCTGATCGCGACCGCGATCATCGCGCTGGACCTGGTCTGGCCGCTCTGGCTGGCGAGCCTGGTGGTCACCGTGGCGATCTTCCTGGTCGCCGGTGTGCTGGCGCTGATCGGCCGGTCGCAGTTCCGTCGCGTGGCGCCGGCCGAGCCGGTGGCCGCGATCGAGGGTCTGAAGGCTGATGTCGACGAGGTCAGGCACGCGGTCAAGGAGCGAGGCCGGGGATGA
- a CDS encoding mechanosensitive ion channel family protein, producing MSSVLTAVLGITGAAVAAIVIVEASHRVMLRIGRRSPLAADLARTMHRPFLATLTLIAVQQAVRVFGGDFPGRAAVVHALVIVCIAAFAWLVAALLLVLEDMTLARWRTDVPDNLRRRRIKTQVVMLRRVTVASIVVLTAGVMLMTFPGIRALGASVLASAGLVSVIAALAAQSTLGNVFAGIQLAFSDAIRVDDVVVVESEWGRIEEITLTYIAVQIWDDRRLILPTSYFTTKPFQNWTRSSSAVLGTAEIDVDWSTPVEPLRAELRRVCEGTELWDRRVCVLQVTEATGGTIRLRALVSAADAGALWDLRCLVRERLVGWMWEHQRGALPRTRTQLDEVDDGAAPIRQSRRAAEASPDARVFSGGNDGEARGVAFGAAENDPAPAAR from the coding sequence GTGTCCAGCGTTCTGACTGCCGTGCTCGGCATCACCGGGGCCGCCGTCGCGGCCATCGTGATCGTCGAAGCGTCCCACCGGGTGATGCTGCGCATCGGTCGCCGTTCGCCCCTGGCCGCCGACCTGGCCCGCACCATGCACCGGCCGTTCCTGGCCACGCTGACCCTGATCGCGGTGCAACAGGCGGTCCGGGTGTTCGGCGGCGACTTCCCGGGCCGGGCCGCCGTGGTGCACGCGCTCGTCATCGTCTGTATCGCCGCGTTCGCCTGGCTGGTGGCCGCGCTGCTGCTGGTGCTGGAGGACATGACGCTGGCCCGGTGGCGCACCGACGTCCCGGACAACCTGCGCCGACGCCGGATCAAGACCCAGGTGGTGATGCTGCGCCGGGTGACCGTCGCCTCGATCGTGGTGCTCACCGCCGGCGTGATGCTGATGACCTTCCCCGGGATCCGGGCGCTGGGCGCCAGCGTGCTCGCCTCGGCCGGGCTGGTCAGCGTGATCGCGGCGCTGGCCGCGCAGAGCACGCTCGGCAACGTGTTCGCCGGCATCCAGCTCGCCTTCAGCGACGCGATCCGGGTCGACGACGTGGTCGTCGTCGAGTCGGAGTGGGGCCGGATCGAGGAGATCACCCTGACCTACATCGCGGTGCAGATCTGGGACGACCGGCGGCTGATCCTGCCCACCTCGTACTTCACCACCAAGCCGTTCCAGAACTGGACCCGCAGCAGTTCCGCGGTGCTCGGCACCGCGGAGATCGACGTGGACTGGTCGACGCCGGTCGAGCCGCTGCGGGCCGAGTTGCGCCGGGTCTGCGAGGGCACCGAACTGTGGGACCGGCGGGTCTGCGTGTTGCAGGTGACCGAGGCGACCGGCGGTACGATCCGGCTGCGCGCGCTCGTCAGCGCGGCCGACGCGGGCGCTCTGTGGGATCTGCGCTGCCTGGTGCGGGAGCGCCTGGTCGGCTGGATGTGGGAGCACCAGCGCGGCGCGCTGCCGCGGACGCGCACCCAGCTCGACGAGGTGGACGACGGGGCGGCACCGATACGGCAGTCTCGGAGGGCGGCGGAGGCCTCGCCGGACGCCCGGGTGTTCAGTGGTGGCAACGACGGCGAGGCGCGGGGTGTGGCGTTCGGAGCGGCGGAAAACGACCCGGCGCCGGCCGCGCGGTGA
- a CDS encoding DUF1206 domain-containing protein has translation MSSATSNVKYHASRAANSKPLEYLARGGFVGYGIIHLLFAWIALQVAFDGSGKESDQSGALSELAAKPFGKALLVIIAIGLFAMALWQLFAAIDGQSGEQNRSAVAERVTSGIRAVLYVYLGWVAIKVVRGANASMGDNSESRSAGLMQHSGGRWLVGLAGLVVLGVGIGIFVYGLRKKFTKRLDTAKMPASARQTVIRLGMAGYSAKGLAYAIAGVLFLTAAVTYDPDKARGLDAALKTLAGHPWGVWLLALIALGIAAFGVFCFAQAKYRKI, from the coding sequence ATGTCCTCCGCCACCTCGAACGTCAAATACCACGCGTCCCGCGCGGCGAACAGCAAGCCTCTGGAGTATCTGGCCCGGGGCGGCTTCGTCGGTTACGGCATCATCCACCTGCTCTTCGCCTGGATCGCGCTGCAGGTCGCGTTCGACGGTTCGGGCAAGGAGAGCGACCAGTCCGGCGCGCTGTCCGAGCTCGCCGCCAAGCCGTTCGGCAAGGCCCTGCTGGTGATCATCGCGATCGGGTTGTTCGCGATGGCGCTCTGGCAGCTGTTCGCCGCGATCGACGGGCAGAGCGGCGAGCAGAACCGGAGTGCGGTCGCCGAACGGGTGACGTCCGGCATCCGGGCGGTCCTCTACGTCTACCTCGGCTGGGTGGCGATCAAGGTGGTCCGGGGCGCGAACGCCTCGATGGGCGACAATTCGGAGAGCCGGTCGGCCGGGCTGATGCAGCACTCCGGCGGCCGCTGGCTGGTCGGGCTGGCCGGTCTGGTGGTGCTCGGCGTCGGGATCGGGATCTTCGTGTACGGCCTGCGGAAGAAGTTCACCAAGCGGCTCGACACGGCGAAGATGCCAGCTTCGGCCCGGCAGACCGTCATCCGGCTCGGGATGGCCGGTTACAGCGCCAAGGGGCTGGCGTACGCGATCGCCGGCGTCCTGTTCCTCACCGCCGCCGTCACCTACGACCCGGACAAGGCCCGTGGCCTGGACGCCGCGCTCAAGACGCTGGCCGGGCACCCGTGGGGGGTCTGGCTGCTGGCACTGATCGCGCTCGGCATCGCGGCCTTCGGGGTGTTCTGCTTCGCTCAGGCCAAATACCGCAAAATCTGA
- a CDS encoding GNAT family N-acetyltransferase, with protein sequence MSDHPFRDNTVAHRFELAVDGAVGALASYRMRGEDVVVVLHTETHPDMRGRGLAGELARRTLAEIRERGWRIVPACPFFAHYLSGHPEDAELVAH encoded by the coding sequence ATGAGCGACCACCCGTTCCGGGACAACACCGTGGCGCACCGGTTCGAGCTGGCGGTCGACGGCGCGGTGGGCGCGCTGGCGAGCTACCGGATGCGCGGCGAGGACGTGGTGGTGGTGCTGCACACCGAGACGCATCCGGACATGCGGGGGCGCGGGCTGGCGGGCGAGCTGGCCCGCCGGACGCTCGCCGAGATCCGCGAGCGGGGCTGGCGGATCGTGCCGGCCTGCCCGTTCTTCGCCCACTACCTCAGTGGGCACCCGGAGGACGCGGAGCTGGTCGCCCACTGA
- a CDS encoding glycoside hydrolase family 3 protein — translation MSKHGDLPELAAAVLQPGFVGTSAPDWVRRWLAGGLGGVALFARNVESPAQIAALTAQLRAENPDVIVAIDEEAGDVTRFESRLGSSRPGNLALGAIDDPRLTEAVARDLSCHLAAAGITLDYAPDADVNSNPGNPVIGVRAFGAEPLLVARHTAAFVRGLQTYGVAACAKHFPGHGDTSVDSHHDVPLIERTAEQLEACELVPFRAAIAAGARVVMTGHLLVPAYDTDLPATLSPRILTGLLREELGFDGLIVTDGIEMQGVRRRFGLAGATVRALAAGVDAICVGGDHADEQTAILLRDAIVAAVRSGELPEERLRDAVARVRALGAWTTRTQQEAGVVRGPQPESEIGYTAARRAVRVTRTAHAPELPVIGVPHVVEFAPPRNIAIGEETPWGIGAPLTDLLPGTTSIRLGAEDLNGLCDPASRVLDGAAGRPLVLVVRDVHRHRWIEDTLAGVLAVRPDAIVVEMGIPVTVVGGVHVATFGATRACGLAAAELIAGAVVPEPIAA, via the coding sequence ATGTCGAAGCACGGCGATCTGCCCGAACTTGCCGCTGCGGTCCTTCAGCCGGGATTCGTCGGCACCTCCGCCCCGGACTGGGTCCGCCGATGGCTCGCCGGCGGCCTCGGCGGCGTCGCCCTCTTCGCCCGCAACGTCGAGTCACCGGCCCAGATCGCCGCGCTCACCGCGCAACTGCGCGCCGAGAACCCCGACGTGATCGTGGCCATCGACGAGGAGGCCGGCGACGTCACCCGCTTCGAGTCCCGGCTCGGCAGCTCCCGGCCCGGCAACCTGGCGCTCGGCGCGATCGACGACCCGCGGCTCACCGAGGCGGTCGCCCGCGATCTCAGCTGCCACCTGGCCGCCGCCGGGATCACCCTCGACTACGCCCCGGACGCCGACGTCAACAGCAACCCCGGCAACCCGGTCATCGGCGTCCGCGCGTTCGGCGCCGAACCACTGCTGGTGGCGCGGCACACGGCCGCTTTCGTCCGGGGACTGCAGACGTACGGCGTCGCCGCCTGCGCCAAGCACTTCCCCGGCCACGGTGACACCAGCGTCGACTCGCACCACGACGTGCCGCTCATCGAGCGGACCGCCGAGCAGCTCGAAGCCTGCGAGCTCGTCCCGTTCCGCGCGGCGATCGCGGCCGGCGCCCGGGTCGTGATGACCGGGCACCTGCTCGTCCCGGCCTACGACACCGACCTGCCGGCCACCCTGAGCCCGCGGATCCTGACCGGTCTGCTGCGCGAGGAGCTCGGCTTCGACGGGCTGATCGTGACCGACGGCATCGAGATGCAGGGTGTGCGCCGGCGCTTCGGGCTGGCGGGTGCCACGGTCCGCGCCCTGGCCGCCGGCGTCGACGCGATCTGCGTGGGCGGCGACCACGCCGACGAGCAGACCGCGATCCTGCTGCGGGACGCGATCGTCGCCGCGGTGCGCTCGGGTGAGCTGCCCGAGGAGCGCCTGCGGGACGCGGTGGCCCGGGTCCGGGCGCTCGGCGCGTGGACGACGCGTACGCAGCAGGAAGCCGGCGTGGTCCGCGGACCCCAACCGGAGTCGGAGATCGGCTACACCGCCGCCCGGCGGGCGGTCCGGGTCACCCGCACCGCGCACGCGCCGGAGCTCCCGGTGATCGGCGTGCCGCACGTGGTCGAGTTCGCGCCGCCGCGCAACATCGCCATCGGCGAGGAGACGCCGTGGGGGATCGGGGCGCCGCTGACCGACCTGCTGCCCGGCACCACCTCGATCCGGCTCGGCGCCGAGGACCTGAACGGCCTCTGCGATCCGGCGAGCCGGGTGCTGGACGGCGCGGCCGGCCGGCCGCTGGTGCTGGTCGTCCGGGACGTGCACCGGCACCGGTGGATCGAGGACACGCTGGCCGGGGTGCTGGCCGTGCGGCCGGACGCGATCGTGGTGGAGATGGGCATCCCGGTGACCGTGGTCGGCGGGGTGCACGTCGCGACCTTCGGGGCGACCCGGGCCTGTGGGCTGGCCGCGGCCGAGCTGATCGCCGGCGCGGTGGTGCCGGAGCCGATCGCGGCCTGA